The nucleotide window ACTTCACAACAGCAATCTGGAATGTGTACCATGAGACTTACCTCCGCCGACCAACACCAGCGGATTTGCGACGGCTGCTGGACAAAGCTGCAGAACGGGGATTCCCGGGGATGGTGGGTAGCCTTGATTGTATGCACTGGCAGTGGAAAAATTGTCCCACCGGATGGGCAGGGCAGTATACTGGCCACAAAGGGAAACCGACAATCATCTTAGAGGCGATGGCCTCCTACGATACTTGGATTTGGCATGCCTTCTTCGGACTTCTAGGTTCCCTGAATGATATTAACGTTCTTGGATGTTCACCATTGTTCAATGACGTATGCCTTGGTGAAACCGCTAAAGTAAACTACCAGGTATGTAATAGGCATTATCGTCAATGTTATTACCTAGTTGATGGCATATACCCTAAGTGGGGGTCATTTGTACAAGCAATCCGAAACCCGAGGACGCCGCAGAACAACACTTTACAAGGATGCAGGAAGCATACAGAAAAGACGTGGAGAGAGCATTTGGTATTCTCCAAGCTCGTTGGGCAATCATAAGAGGACCAGCTCGTGGGTGGAGTAAGGAGAACCTTCAATACATCATGATGACGTGTATTATCTTGCACAATATGATTGTTGAAGACGAGCATGATGAAGATGCAGCAGAGCCATTTGATCCGGATGATATCCCAACTAGACCCAAGAAAGCAGAGATATATGACAGACCAATAATTCCCACCGATGTTCATCGCAATCTGCATCAACTAAATCAATTCTTGCGTCGTCATAGGGAGGTTAGATGTCCAGTGATGAATAAAAACCTCCAAGATGATCTAGTCGATCATCTATGGACCATGAAGCTACAAGCTGATCAGAACCACCAGTGAGGAGTATGccttggtgttttttttttttttttgctttcaatAAGTGGCCATGTAGTCATGATAAGTGGTCATGGCCTACTATGTATTGTGTGGTATGCGTTTACTTTGTattgtgtgcttttaatttgtgTGGTGTGttttattatgaaaataaagTTCAATGCtttattatgaagatgatctacTGATAAGtggaataatttttattatcataAATTAAAACACAAACAATTCAAGTTAATAATATGAATTACATCCAAGATGTCTCTTGAAATGAATCATAAGTGGCCAAGCCTGTGTTGTCTCCTCCAGAGGGTGTAGGATCTTGAGATTGTTCCGGGATGCTTGAAGTTTCTGCCTCCTTatcaattatttgttgttgcttCCTCTCCCAATAACTCCTCTTTCTTGGGGTGAAAATTGATGGATCCACCTGCATCGTGCGAGCATCCTCAGCGCGTTGCTCAATTAGTTGGCCTTCCTCAAACTGTCTTTGCCTTTGTTGGTACTCGCGCTCTGTTTGTTCATaacatttctgcatttgaactCGTAGGCCATCCACATCCTGCTCATTGCCTTTTTTCTTAGCTAGCTTATGAGCTTTCTGTCCTTGAGGACGTGCCTTCCTTGATGGAGTCGGCTCATCATCAGTATTGGGTGTTCCATCGTCATCCAAGTCAACATGATTAGGAACACTAAAGGGGGTGTTTTCCATTGATGGAATTTTCCCAAACTTTTCCGTATTTTTCAACTCTCTCCAACAATGctcaaacaaaaaatcacaaCCATTTGTGTCGTAGTACGTTGATTTGACATTCATGAGCTACATAtaatattaagtaaataaaatattaattaaaaaattagctTAGTATAAATCGATCAATAAACTATATAAGAACATTTTACTTTTAACAACtacatgaaaaataaaaaaataattattattgaacatatttcaaTATAAATACCTCGTCCTCCATATTTTCGCCTCTTCTTCGTTGAAAATGTTCGACCTTGTTAAGAGCATGGCGCCACTTCATACATGCTggacttattttcttccaacgAGCTTGGCAACTAGAAGTTGTTCTCTCCATGCAACCTACCGGTTTGTGAGCATTGCACTCCTCCGAAACACGACTCCATAATAACTCCAACGTTTGATCTTTTTCGACTGCACCATCACCCCCAACGGTGATCCAAGCTCGGCAaagaataacttcttcattgtgtCTCCATGAATCCCCTCTTGGAGCCATTTTtcacaagacaaaaaaaatatatatagatatatttaagaacaagaTGTGTTTATGAATGGAAAATTGTAAAGGAGATGGAGTATATTTGGTgtgaggaaatagaaaagaatgggttggtatttatagaattttctacAATTTACTGTTCCAatggatatatttttttcccacaaTTTTCTggtcatttttttaattttttttggaacaaataGGCCACAATAACCTTTCATTTAATAAGAGCCgttgataaattttttttccctcaaatctgagccatcagattgaaaatagatccgtttgaataaaaaaaaaaaattcaaggcaCATCAGACCGTCCATTTTCATAATGGAGCGATCTCAGCCGTTCGTGTTTTGACCGTTGCATCTCCCAACGGTAGGCAACAGACAGCCCAGCATGGCGGGCCCACTGGAGCAGAAAGCATAAAATctgacttttctctctccagCGCGTCTGCGCGCGTTCTCTTCCTCCCCCCTTCTTTTTTCCGCGCGTCCTTCTCCTCTTTAATCTCCAgcgcgtctctctctctctctcttgggcTGGGTCAGGCGGGCTTGTGGTCCCAGACCACTGTTCATCGGTCTCAGTCCTGGAAAAGTCTCAATTTTGAGACTTCAAATGGCCCCAAGTCCCATTTTTATGAGACCAGACCCCCCTAAAAAtcaaggttggagatgagaaGTCTCAAACTTGATCAAATTCTGATTTTTAGTCCcaaggttggagttgccctaaagCAGGGACTCAATTCGCTTGTGTCCGATTGATTGTGAAAAGTCATATTCTCCTTTTGAAATCATAGTAGTGATGTCATTAAACTTCGACGTGGTATAACAAAAAAATTTCATCTGTTCGAATTTGagcatgaaaatcagaaaatggTTGTTATCAACTTTTAGAATTAGTGTATCTCACTCCTAATTGAAACAGTCCTATATGGAGGTCCTATTTTTTATATGG belongs to Rosa chinensis cultivar Old Blush chromosome 4, RchiOBHm-V2, whole genome shotgun sequence and includes:
- the LOC112199182 gene encoding uncharacterized protein LOC112199182, with the protein product MLKSLLYSEIFSSQWGGSSEGRTYKARDRELMDLRLKAQYFTDPCRYEPNIFHRRYRMQPWVFDRMMRDVANYDPYFVQTRDACGRLSLSTEQKLTCAIRMLAYGITADFCDDYLDIAKSTAIEILDHFTTAIWNVYHETYLRRPTPADLRRLLDKAAERGFPGMVGSLDCMHWQWKNCPTGWAGQYTGHKGKPTIILEAMASYDTWIWHAFFGLLGSLNDINVLGCSPLFNDVCLGETAKVNYQDAAEQHFTRMQEAYRKDVERAFGILQARWAIIRGPARGWSKENLQYIMMTCIILHNMIVEDEHDEDAAEPFDPDDIPTRPKKAEIYDRPIIPTDVHRNLHQLNQFLRRHREVRCPVMNKNLQDDLVDHLWTMKLQADQNHQ